Within Suricata suricatta isolate VVHF042 chromosome 12, meerkat_22Aug2017_6uvM2_HiC, whole genome shotgun sequence, the genomic segment TACCTGCTTTTGAAAACACTCATTGGGAAATAATTTATAGTTAGTGTATTTCTGAACAAGATCTTTTTACCAGAACTTTTTAGTCAGATTTCAGTTACACTGTAATGTTTTCCCAAACTGGTTGAGCTCTGTAATGGCTTAAAGAACAGTACAACATGTGCTGTGAAAAAATGTCCCCTGCTCCAGAAAGTTTGGGAGACCCTAgtttaaaagttttcttaatctttttgtaGCTCAGCTCCTCAGAGCTTCATATATACTACCACCCTTATGCATCCATCCCCAGTAGCGATGCTGGCATGTTCCCCGCCTTCCTGGACGAGGGAAGGACGTCTACCTAGAATACCACAAGCATTTTCTAGTGTGCTATTACAGAAATTAGCTACTGTAAAACCTGATGCATGTTATTTACCCTGGTTTAGAACAAGTGAGAAACACTGTAGATAGCCAActatatttctaaaaaagaaaaagcacagataGTAACATACTTGCTGACACATTGCTTATATCCTCAAGCAAAAAAATATGTGCCTTAATTAACTGAtcgtattattttctttaatctggCCTGATTTCTCAAgcctacttttttgttttgttcactgcctATAAGCTATTTGACTAGAATTGTATCTACAGGAGTGTTCTGTCACCAGTAAATGCAACTGGCATTTATTACTTGCTTGATTTAATTGGGTAAACTTACTAATTTGCAAAAAATGTTactcaaaggaataaaaaaagctAGTCTGTATATTACagtattttatcttgaaaataagCTAGTGTTTGAGGGCAGAAGATAGGGCCGTCAGGATAAAAGACAAACTTGCGTTCAGCCCCACTGCTTCAGTCGCTGCACCGGTGTCACCCCAGCTGCCAGGTATCAGATGGGCTCTGACTGTGGAGTCCTGAGGTCTGCCTACTTGGTGAGGAGGAACATTTATGAATTTAATACCCTTTCGCTAAGTGCAGAGTCAAAGGTAAAATGAAAGCAGGTCAAAATGCTAATATAAGTGACTAATCAGAGTCTTCCTCCaattctctctcctgtttttgCTACGTGTATGCATGAGAACAAAACTTGGTCATGTTCCCAACGTCGGCTCATACCACTTTGTGGTTAGTGCCATGCAGGAAGGAAAAAGTCACCTTCTCATGGGAGAACATAAAAGGTTCATTTCTCTTACCCATAACTCCACCAAAGAAAGTCCTTTCAGAGGAAAAAGCTATTTAAGCATTTCTGTGgggttttctttacttcttttattcaCTGTATATTTTCAGATATTACAGCTGAAGAAAACTATACCTGAAGATAAGTGGTTGGCCCCTTACAAGTTTCATAGCCTTTAAGAATGAGAAACTgcaatatcatttttatattttaaaagccagattTAAGCACAGTAGTGTGAGAGGAGACAAAAGATGTGAGGCTAACACTGCAAGAACAAGTATCTGGGAAGAATTTCCTGTGCAATAAGAAGGATGCCTAAGTATGCTGCGCAGGGACTGTTTCAcgtctgcattttaaaaatgctttatatgGAACTCTAACAAGACAAACCTATCCTAAATGGCCTTTCTCAATcctgatttaattttataaatgactaACAAGTTTCCAGAACACATTCATAGGGTCAGCAAtgcattttattatacattttagattTATACATTTCATATATGCTTTTAAAGCTTCAATTaacagataatataaaataaatatatacgcAGCAGTGGTTCTCAGGCACAGAATTTAGGAGACTGGAACAAGTTTTTCCCCTTAACATAGTGAATCTTACGAACCAAAATAGTGAAATGTTTCCATCTGACTTAGCTGCCTTTTTGATTGAATTTTATTACAGTGAACAGCTTTAATAGGTATATTGCTATTTGGAAACAATGAGAATTCTCAAATTTATAACCTGTATTTTCTTGAAATCTGCAAGAcctaaaaaattacttttctccTAATAGACCTCCAGGATCATCCAATGAAATTAATATTGTCCATAAAATCCCTGGAGCATTGGCCCAAGAACCACTGCCCATGGTTATTCAATGTCTTCAGGCCTCACAGGATGAGGTAATGGTATGATGGATTTCTTCTCAGTGTCTCTGGAAAGTGCTTTCCTCATATctgttagaaagaaaaatttaatgtaagTACCCAAATAACAAAGTATATCAAATCTAAAGTGTACATGGAAGGTTCCCATAAAAGGTTTGTCTCCTAGACcctgagaaaaatgtattttagtgaGACTCCCAGTCACAAGTACAAATGTTCTTTTGTGAGAATCTGAGGGAAATTAACATCCCTGTAACATAATAAAACAACTGACAGGAATTCATCACTGGTTAGTTAATATAAGCTAACCAGTGACGGGTTCATAAAGGCAGGTTAGAGGATATTTAAATATGGgagttcaaatttaaaatattaggtccaaaaaatattcttttaagttgattaaaataactatttcagTCTGTAGAATGAATGTAACTGTTCTGGTGGCTCCCTGGGGATGCTGCCATGGAAGGGAGCTCACCGTAAGCGTCCTCGTCAGGCTCCCCGTTGCTGGCCGAGTAGTACTCTATGACTGTCCTGTACACGCTGTAGCCCAGCTGCTTGTACATGTTCACTGCAACCTGGTTAGACACTCTTACAAAGAGATCAACAAAAAATccaccctttctttaaaaaaaaaaaaaaaaaagaagaaaaatgttagaatatgagaaattgtagaaaatacttacatatttttaaaaacaacacgTCTTTAGTTTGCTTTGACTACTCTTCATAGAATGGTAGTAATAGGACCCTGCAGCTGAGTACCTcattccaatttttatttctatggattTATGACAATTATTTTGCAGGATAAAGAGATGACTTTGTTTGCATactaacattttaaaacctagattttcttaaaggaaatatttaaaaagcatttttaaaccaCAATTCTGTCTTAAATTACTGTGTATTTTACATCATAGTAATTCACATGCTCATCTTATCAACTAGTGATACAGTACTTTCACCCATATGTGTAAATTAAAGATACTGAATAACAGCAAGCACTCATGTGGCCATGGCCCAAGTTTAAGTATAGGACACTGGCAGCCATGAGCCTTCAGGTCTCTCCGTCAGTGACAGCCACCCCAATAACCAGAGGTCCTGACTCTTGTGCTCATTAGCTCCTTGGTTTTTGCTGTAGACTCACCACCTACTATAGTTTTTCCTggtttgaactttatataaatgttaCCATACTTTATATATCCTTTGGGGATTTCCCTCTCGTGTGAGTCAGCCTTGATGTAGCTAGATCTTATTTATCTTCCCTTTGtttagcattccattgtatgggtggAGATAACTagtttgcccaaggtcccacaggTAATCCGTTTTTTACCATTACAAACTATACTGCTGTCAGTATTTTCGTCGTATGTCTCATGGCACAGTATCCAAGGTCTACAACAAGGGGTGTGATCACTGGCTCATAGGGGCATCTTCAGTTGCTTTAGTTGCCCATTTTCCAGTCTGCTTATACTCCCAGAAGAGGGTAAGACTCCATTCTCACACTGCCAAGGGTTGGTTTATCAGACGcttttagttttgaaaatctCTTAAGTATTTCTTAAGTATCCCAGGGTagttttaattggcatttctcGTTACTATTGAggctaaatatatttttgtaggcCATTTGGATTTCTCATTTTGTACTGTCCTTATTGGTCtttcactcattctttctttctccccccatcAGTTATAGTTGTCTATGTATTCTGAATAGTTGACATCGTATAAATGATCGCTGCAAAATTTATCCCAATTTAAGGCTTGACTTGTTATCCTTCTATTATCATTTGATGAACAAAGTTATTTCACTTCAAAGAAGCTGCAATATGaacctctcctttatttttaaaaaaaggttttttttaaacatttatttatttttgagagacagagagacagatcatgagcagaggggcagagacagagagacaaagaatcagaagcaggctccaggctctgagctgtcagcacagagcctgatgcggggctcgaacccatgaactatgagatcatgactgagccgaagtcagatgctcaactggctgagccatcctggtgcccctgaACCTCTCCTTTACAGTTAACCTTTTTACCCTGAAGTCATGGATGCACTTTCCTATATTACCTTAAAAGGGCTTGTGAGAGTTTTGCTTTTCAGATCTAAGTTTTCAATAAATCTGGAATTGTGTATTGTAAGGTAATAATCTGGGAAAATTTTTTTCCCACATGGCTATCCAATTGTGCCACCATCTTTCTGAAGTATATCCTTCACTCCTGATGTGCAGTTGCCTCCTCTGAGTTATGTCAAAATCCATGTATCCCTGCATCTGTTTCGTCAATTCTGTTACACTAGCCTAAGCAAGTACTCCAACACTAACACACAGCTTACTCATTACAGCTTGGTATCTGGAGGGGCAAACCTGCCCATTTTGTTATTGTTCAAACAATCTGGTCTCTTTCCATTCCCCTGTGAGTTTCAGAATCAACAAGTCCCCCAAAAAGGACTTGAGATTTTGACTGCCATTACATTGGTTCTGTGGATCAATACCCGGTTAGCCTTCCATGTTATTAGAGGTAGTTATCTCTTCACTTAGATAGGTCATCTTTACCGTCTCTTGGCTAATGTGTTAGAAACTTCAGAGATGTCTTACAGAGCTTTTGTTGGATTCTTTCAAAGGGCTTAATGTATTTTGATGCCTCTGTAGTTGGCATCTTTTCCTAAATTTTAGTgtgtgtatagaaatgaaattgaattttatACGGACTATCCAACAACTTTAACTTttattctaaacatttatttgtagcttcttgtggttttgtttgtacAATCTTAGAGGTATAAAATAAGAGTTTTGTTTCCTCTCAGTTCgcctatcttttatttttcttgctttactgTGTTtgtctaggacttccagtaaATTACCGAAAAGGGGGTGACTATAGGCATCGTTCCTTGTCCTGTCCCAAGGAAAGCATTCAGTGCATCACTGCTAATATTTACTACAGGTTTTTgacagatactttttttttaggttaagaAAGTTCTCCCCTTCTAATGGCCAACAGTTTTTAAccaattggatttcatcaaagtGTTTCCTGCATTTACGGAGATAATGAGTGTTCTCTTTTGATTAATATGGTGCATCAGACTTACATATTTTCTCATGTTAAAAACAACCTTCCCCTgatatattatccttttttatgCTGAATCCATTTTGCTAAGATTTTTCTGGGATTTTTGCATCTAAAATGagtgatatttttttcattttccttcctcataTTTGTCAGGTTTTGTCATCATGGTTAttctagtcttttaaaaaagttgagaaatgttccttctttttgtttgtgtaaAAGTGAACTTATAGATGTTATTTCTTAAAGAGTTGATAAAACTTGCCAGAGAAGCCATAGCTTTCTGGAAAGATTTTAGCTACTGATTATAATCTATTAAGGAAGGGCATCTGCCTGCAACCTACTTTGGCTCAGCTCTCAAACtaaaaacaggttttaaaattttgaaagagtgtgtttctctctctctctctcacacacacacacacacacacacacacacacacacacacacaaacattcacTGGCCTGTAAACCCTAAAATATCTGGCCCAGAAAAAGCACTGACACTTATTCTATAGCCTTAATTTCTACCTAATCATCCTATCAGAAAGCAGGTTTCAAATCTCCCATAataatgatttactttatttctccCTGTATTTTTATCAATTGTCtcatttttactttgaatttgtcaccatgtacaaaaatttataattatcacATTTCATGACACATGAAATCTTTTACCTATATCCAATGATCCTTTTTTCCTCTGTTAATTACTGAATTATAATGTGACTATTGTTAAGTATACCAACTGTCTTTTGGTTAGAATTTtacaagataatttaaaaaatttctttcaatctttctgtatctttaatctttacatatatttcctataaatagaaTACAGTTCTGACAGTCgtctttttatctcattttactgTTAAGAAAACTTGAACATAGGTTTTCcctcttaataaattttaagcaTACGTTGTTTACTATAGGTAAATGTTGTACAGCAGATTAGAGTTTACATCCTCTTTAACTGCAGCTTTATGCTTGGTGATTAGTAattccccatttccctcccccccaccaagtCTCTGGttaccaccattctactctttgaTTCTCTGAATTTACCTGTATTAGatatctcatataagtggaatcacacagtactTGTCTCTCTGTGAATGGCTTCACTTAGCACAACGTGTTCCCTCGTCTTTTAACTGGAGTAATTAGTCCATTAACATGGACTAGTCCAATAACATGTTGTATTTAGTGATTATATTTAGATTCATAGTCACCAtcttagttcattctttttgttgttgttgttttactacTTTAATCTCCTTTTGcactgatttttattattccatttcttctctgtgtATTGGTATGGAAATTATGGTTTctgttttaatgtatatatttaaaaatacatgtatctatatatatagctaggtacacacacacacacacacacacacacacacacacccttaatTCCAACGTAATGAAGATTTAGAAactggagaagaagggagcttgGTGGTTTTCAACTCTGAGAGAGATTCTATAccataaataacattaaatccTATGCATAGGGTGATAGCTAATTAGAACCCCATTTCTCAACTCCTTGTCCACTATACAATAATGCCAAATACCTTCTTCCAACAAGATAATGGTATAAACTCTTAGAGGTGCTGTAGGATTATTTCAGATATTTggggaaaacacaaacaaacctTTCGTGTCAGACACCAGCAAACTGAACTACTAGTTTGATATAACTCACAAATGCAGCATCACATGGTGTTACATTCCTTTTGATGACAAGTATCTTTACGAAGCCAGGTTTTAGCAGTTCCTATGACTAAAAGAACCCAATACAACAAGAAAATCAATATGAAAGAAGAATGCAGGTGGTTGTGTTGAATCAGTTTCCAAGGTATGAGAAGTCCTGCAATGCTCAAAAGGCTGTAGAAAAccacagttatttattttgttttccaaatagcTACTAGGTTGTTAGGCCATAAATACTAAGCAGTTAGGACGTAACTGCCTAAGTCTAAAATGGAGGATTTTTTGACTTTAGGGGCACTGTGAAAAAAGTCACTGAGATGCCAAGAGTGATGTTAATGGAATTTGGAAACATATGCCACAGTGGCAAGAACACTCAAAGAAATCTTGAGAGCTGGTCTTTGCACCGATTGCCTATGGCTGGTCAGTCGCTTTGCCTGAATCTTCCTCAATGGCAAAATAGGGACAGTACTACTACTATGAATATATGAGTATTTGGCTACtggaaactgaaaaggaaaatccTGTAAACTGTAAAGCACAATATTCAGCCTGAATGGAAAAAATCTTATCGGTGTTCACTAAGAAATATCAAATAGTTAGGGTTCATAGATTATTACTTGAAAAGCAGGATCTCACCGTTCTGAAATCTCCTCTAATAACTCCATAAGCTTAGCAGCCAAACCAAGGCGTCGAAATTCTGGAGCAACAGAGAGAGCTGTGACATGTCCGTGCCATTCTTCCCTAGCTACAGAGCCTTCTGCTTTGCCCATAACTGCCAACAAAAGATTGCATTCAGTAATTAAACACATGGATTTACACAAAAACATAGAATGCCTGTTCATACCTTATCATTCTAAAGGAAACTAATGACAAAGTCTTAAAGTAACACTTAAAGTCACCTAGCTAGTGTTTATTGGTGCTTTTATCTGAATCTCACTTATAAATGCAATATTGAATCTAGTTGTAaaatgagaaatcagaaaaaggattaaaaaaagaaaatactaaaaacacaACTAACTGAACACAGAACcagagtatgtatttttaaaatatctatatttcatGTAGGTAGGTACAGCTCAAATTTTCACTAGTAATGCTACTAATTCAATGAAGGTGTTACCATCCCCATATCATGTACCAAATAAACCATGTAGAAATGTAacataaacttttagaaatatcCAAAGAGCCTGAAACCATTTCTGTCTGGTTCACTGCTGAATATCCCCTGGGGCCTACCTAGCACAACGCCTCAAACACAGAAGCCATCAGCAAGCTGTCAAGtggttgaaaaacaaaattacaggCATCATTATTATACTGCCAATTCTGCAATCAATCTAGATCCGTTAAAACATCAAAATCTCAACTGCGTACCCAAAAGTGTTCTGGTGGTTGGTATTATACTTACTATAACCCATTAATTCTCCACCAGGTGCCTCTGCAACGATGAAATATTCTGGCCAGTGGGCGAGGTactgtaaataaaaaggaatcccaTACTGGAGTCTTGTTAAGGAATGTGGAAAGTAATTGACGATAAAAAGTTCTTCATAGAAGGAATATTGTGAAGAAAGTTTCCTTTAGAAAGTATATTGTTACTTATCCCCAGCtccatatatgtataattttataaccaagtcagtacattaaatatttagttaGCATTAATAACTCGTAACAAAATTGACTAAATATATGACTTCAAATGTGAATGGAGACTATACCATCTAATACACAGCGCAGAACCTGGACTCCAAGTTCTTCTGTGTCCATACTTATCACACTGTTTCTAAATCTCTGCACAGCACTTACCATCAGCTGGTATTTGTAACCCTCTCTCCCTTTGGAATATGAGTGTCATGGTCACTGCATCCCTGCTGCTTGGCACAAAGTAGATGCTCAATACATTTACTTTTCCATAATAGCACTAGAAAATTAAGGACTAGTTCCTACTTTAGCTTCAGTTTGTATGACtgtgaaaataactttaaaagttaattaCTTCTAGAGTCAATTGGTCAACCGAACAATTACCCTTTTAGTGTTTCCCCTCCACTGATTCAAATTCTCCATTTCTGATACTACAAATAAAAGCTGATCTAAGAGTGAAAGCCTGAAGAATCTGCTCATTACATAACTCTTCAACCCTGGCATCCTTACTGACATGTGCTCATTCATATATTTCTTCTTCGTGTGAGCTTACTAATGCAATTCTAGGAGGGGCCACCACCAATCACACATTTTTAAGTTCCCGTTAAGCCTGTCCAGTAGTATATTCTCTTCTCTGAAGGACAGCCGTTATTTTCAGCACACTTGTAACATAACCCATAACACAGCAGGCCAGCCAGGATTCTTGCCACGCGGCCACTGACACGCCATAACTGCCTCTCCTCCAGCTGAGAGAGGAGCCCAGATGCTAGTTCATCGATCAGGAAGACCTGGCAGATTACTTTCAAACATGGTCTCGCCTGGATTATGGGACTTTTACTCTAAGTGTTAAGTGTAACTAGACACATACCATATAAAGTTAATTCGCATCCTAATACTTTACCTTA encodes:
- the NAA20 gene encoding N-alpha-acetyltransferase 20; the encoded protein is MTTLRAFTCDDLFRFNNINLDPLTETYGIPFYLQYLAHWPEYFIVAEAPGGELMGYIMGKAEGSVAREEWHGHVTALSVAPEFRRLGLAAKLMELLEEISERKGGFFVDLFVRVSNQVAVNMYKQLGYSVYRTVIEYYSASNGEPDEDAYDMRKALSRDTEKKSIIPLPHPVRPEDIE